A DNA window from Massilia putida contains the following coding sequences:
- a CDS encoding copper-binding protein, translating to MKYHTLIATMLAVSVSSLSAAQAQPSQTGMSKKSCHNMMKGMDMKGMNMKGMDMHNTDAKSCPDMMKSMNTQQAANDAKTTRHEAIGTVKSADPTEGTVTLAHGPVKSLNWPAMTMGFAVKDNALFDKLSVGKKVDVEIVQQDGKYVIAAVK from the coding sequence ATGAAATATCACACCTTGATCGCGACGATGCTCGCCGTTTCCGTATCTAGCCTAAGCGCAGCACAAGCACAGCCGAGCCAAACCGGCATGAGCAAGAAATCGTGCCATAACATGATGAAGGGCATGGACATGAAAGGCATGAATATGAAGGGCATGGACATGCACAACACGGATGCCAAGTCGTGTCCGGACATGATGAAGAGCATGAACACGCAGCAGGCAGCCAACGATGCAAAGACGACCCGCCATGAGGCCATCGGTACGGTGAAATCGGCCGACCCGACCGAGGGAACTGTGACGCTCGCGCATGGTCCGGTCAAAAGCCTGAACTGGCCGGCCATGACGATGGGCTTTGCCGTGAAAGACAATGCTCTGTTCGACAAGCTTTCGGTCGGCAAGAAAGTCGACGTCGAGATCGTGCAGCAAGATGGCAAGTACGTTATTGCGGCGGTGAAGTAA
- a CDS encoding HPP family protein: protein MSIPSRQVRVTLLLLPVVYLSGLAKVADFTGVIYLLFPELAALAYDILSRPNGTWARSPAMVAVTPVFTAMCGIVIARLLPYGPWSVALCIASAILTIHVLRSPVAPAISAALLPLSLGVTSWWYPPSIAMGTAGLACLSILTRRIGTTMAEATPPTPSDELDDEMEEPPRDYRWMGVFVAFLVSAYMLGQVTGLRLILFPPLIVIAFEMLAHVDGCPWAQRPLAVPLACTIAAASGVAALCLSGPGPVSVALSMAAGIAAVRALRVHVPPALAVSLLPQVIDQPDWRFVLAVAIGSTLLTTMFLAVRVARPVMMRMSSVRLP from the coding sequence ATGAGTATTCCTAGTCGACAAGTTCGGGTTACTTTGTTACTGCTGCCGGTCGTCTATCTGAGTGGTCTTGCCAAGGTGGCCGACTTCACTGGGGTGATTTATCTGCTGTTTCCAGAATTGGCAGCGCTTGCCTACGACATATTGTCCAGGCCGAATGGGACTTGGGCCAGATCGCCAGCCATGGTCGCGGTTACCCCTGTGTTCACCGCCATGTGTGGGATTGTAATTGCACGCCTGCTGCCCTACGGACCGTGGTCAGTTGCGCTGTGTATCGCAAGCGCGATCTTAACGATTCATGTGCTGCGATCCCCGGTTGCACCAGCGATCTCTGCAGCCCTGCTTCCCCTATCCTTGGGCGTGACGAGTTGGTGGTATCCGCCATCGATTGCCATGGGCACGGCCGGATTGGCCTGTCTGTCGATACTGACCAGGCGTATCGGGACAACCATGGCTGAAGCGACGCCGCCCACGCCATCTGACGAACTGGACGATGAAATGGAGGAACCGCCCCGGGACTATCGTTGGATGGGCGTCTTTGTCGCGTTCTTGGTAAGTGCCTACATGCTTGGACAAGTAACGGGCCTGCGGCTGATCCTATTTCCGCCTTTGATCGTGATTGCGTTCGAAATGTTGGCGCATGTCGATGGATGCCCTTGGGCACAGCGGCCGCTTGCGGTGCCACTCGCTTGCACGATCGCGGCGGCATCCGGAGTGGCCGCCTTGTGCCTGTCGGGACCCGGGCCGGTATCGGTTGCGCTCTCGATGGCGGCTGGCATTGCCGCGGTACGCGCGCTGCGCGTGCATGTCCCTCCTGCGCTTGCCGTCAGCCTGCTGCCGCAAGTAATCGACCAACCGGACTGGCGCTTCGTCCTGGCAGTTGCGATCGGCAGTACGCTGTTGACGACCATGTTTCTTGCTGTTCGGGTGGCCCGGCCGGTCATGATGCGGATGTCTAGCGTGCGGCTGCCATAG
- a CDS encoding efflux RND transporter periplasmic adaptor subunit, which translates to MLPAIGGIVLAAVVGYGTYRVGLVRGSRNASSTASVAAGGGSVQAGQGGRKVLYWHDPMVPGQKFDKPGKSPFMDMQLVPVYADEAGDDGKVAISPRVQQNLGIRTAEVREGSLATTVESVGSVAWNERDLYLVQTRANGYVERLYVRAPLDRVRKGQALADIYVPDWVAAQEDYLAARRMSADLADAARQRMRLAGMTEEQIRQIEKSGRVHPRLTITAPVSGVVAELAVREGMTIMSGAPLYRINGLSTVWVNAEIPEAAAAQVRPGSAVEARAAAWPGMTFQGKVGAILPEIDPTTRTLKARIELANPQGRLVPGMFATVSLTPAARKAVLLVPSEAVIQTGTRSVVFVASENGKFAPVEVETGSEANGQTEIRSGLSSGQKVVASGQFLVDSEASLKGATARMGDAGDADAAKPAAAPTHHGRGRVEKIDPDSITLSHEAIPTLQWGPMTMPFKLPRGDLPRDIAVGSQVTFEIRQTPAGDYQIVKITPAYKHAGSGDGK; encoded by the coding sequence ATGTTGCCGGCGATCGGCGGGATCGTACTTGCCGCTGTCGTCGGTTACGGCACCTATCGCGTCGGGTTGGTCAGGGGCAGTCGGAATGCGTCGTCCACGGCATCCGTTGCGGCCGGTGGCGGCAGCGTGCAGGCAGGGCAGGGCGGCAGGAAGGTGCTGTACTGGCACGACCCGATGGTGCCCGGCCAGAAATTCGACAAGCCGGGCAAGTCGCCCTTCATGGACATGCAGCTCGTGCCGGTGTATGCCGACGAAGCCGGCGACGACGGCAAAGTCGCAATCAGTCCGCGCGTACAGCAAAACCTCGGCATCCGGACGGCCGAAGTCAGGGAAGGCAGCCTTGCTACTACCGTTGAATCGGTGGGCAGCGTGGCCTGGAACGAACGCGATCTCTACCTTGTGCAGACCCGTGCCAACGGATATGTCGAACGCCTCTACGTACGGGCGCCACTCGACCGTGTCCGCAAGGGCCAGGCGCTGGCCGATATCTACGTCCCAGACTGGGTGGCGGCGCAGGAAGATTACCTGGCAGCGCGCCGCATGTCGGCGGATCTGGCCGACGCGGCGCGCCAGCGCATGCGCCTGGCCGGCATGACGGAGGAGCAGATCCGTCAAATCGAGAAAAGTGGCAGGGTACATCCACGTTTGACGATCACAGCGCCAGTGTCCGGCGTGGTGGCCGAGCTTGCCGTGCGCGAGGGCATGACAATCATGTCCGGTGCTCCGCTCTACCGCATCAATGGTCTGTCCACCGTCTGGGTGAATGCCGAGATTCCTGAAGCCGCAGCCGCCCAGGTACGTCCTGGCAGCGCCGTCGAGGCACGCGCCGCCGCCTGGCCGGGTATGACGTTCCAAGGCAAGGTCGGCGCGATCCTGCCTGAAATCGATCCGACCACGCGCACATTGAAGGCGCGCATCGAGCTCGCCAACCCGCAAGGCCGGCTGGTGCCCGGCATGTTCGCGACCGTGAGCCTGACTCCGGCCGCGCGCAAGGCCGTCTTGCTTGTGCCGAGCGAGGCCGTGATCCAGACCGGCACGCGCAGCGTCGTGTTCGTTGCGAGCGAGAATGGGAAGTTCGCTCCGGTCGAGGTGGAAACGGGAAGCGAAGCCAATGGCCAGACCGAGATCCGCAGTGGCCTGTCGTCCGGCCAGAAGGTCGTCGCATCCGGGCAGTTCCTGGTCGACTCGGAAGCCAGTCTCAAGGGCGCGACCGCGCGCATGGGTGATGCGGGTGACGCCGATGCCGCTAAACCGGCTGCCGCCCCGACGCACCACGGCCGCGGCCGCGTCGAGAAGATCGATCCCGACAGTATCACACTGTCGCACGAGGCGATCCCGACGCTGCAATGGGGACCGATGACGATGCCGTTCAAGCTCCCGCGGGGTGATTTGCCGCGCGATATCGCAGTTGGCAGCCAAGTCACGTTCGAGATTCGCCAGACGCCGGCAGGAGACTACCAGATCGTGAAGATCACGCCAGCCTACAAGCATGCTGGTAGCGGAGACGGCAAATGA
- a CDS encoding alpha/beta fold hydrolase, translated as MEQTITVENTRMSWVESGSGFPVVLVHGIPTSPALWRHVTPRLPGARCIAWEMVGYGSSRVQGRGRDISVARQADYLAAFVDALGISRAVFAGHDLGGGVVQILAVRRPDLCAGLMLTNAIAYDSWPIPSVKALATSGGLVRHLPPAALKMILRMMFLRGHVSKEKALEALRVHWAMYSSRFGPDAFVRQVQSLDTHDTLAVAGQLSGLTVPVRVVWGEADQLQKIEYGERLSRDLKAPLYRIPGGKHFTPEDYPDIVAAAIDELLAQASNHALQENVQ; from the coding sequence ATGGAACAGACGATTACTGTGGAAAATACGCGTATGTCGTGGGTCGAAAGCGGGAGTGGATTCCCCGTGGTCCTGGTCCATGGCATACCGACTTCGCCAGCATTGTGGCGCCACGTAACCCCAAGACTGCCGGGTGCGCGTTGCATCGCCTGGGAAATGGTGGGCTACGGCTCGTCGCGCGTGCAGGGCAGGGGACGCGACATCTCCGTGGCCAGGCAGGCAGACTATCTTGCCGCATTCGTGGATGCCCTCGGAATTTCGCGCGCCGTGTTCGCGGGACATGACCTGGGCGGGGGGGTGGTCCAGATCCTCGCCGTGCGCCGCCCGGACTTGTGCGCCGGCCTGATGCTCACCAACGCGATTGCCTATGACTCGTGGCCGATTCCTAGCGTGAAGGCGCTAGCGACATCGGGCGGTCTCGTCCGCCACCTGCCGCCAGCCGCGCTCAAGATGATTTTGCGCATGATGTTTCTCCGTGGGCATGTCTCCAAGGAGAAAGCATTGGAAGCGCTCCGTGTGCACTGGGCGATGTATTCCTCACGATTCGGGCCGGATGCATTTGTCCGACAGGTCCAATCCCTCGATACGCACGATACGCTTGCTGTCGCCGGGCAGTTGTCCGGTTTGACCGTACCGGTACGTGTCGTGTGGGGAGAAGCTGACCAGCTTCAAAAAATCGAGTATGGCGAGCGCTTGTCGCGCGACCTCAAGGCGCCGCTCTACAGGATCCCCGGCGGCAAGCATTTCACCCCCGAGGACTACCCTGATATCGTCGCGGCTGCTATCGATGAGCTGCTGGCACAGGCATCCAACCACGCACTCCAGGAGAACGTTCAATGA
- a CDS encoding four-helix bundle copper-binding protein — protein MNQNQFQSCIQACYQCAQACDTCVAACLHEPDPKMMARCIELDDECAAVCRLAAQLMSRSSEHAMQICQLCAEICEACADECAKHQAQHCQECASVCHRCAQECRNMGATNG, from the coding sequence ATGAATCAAAATCAGTTCCAATCGTGCATCCAGGCTTGTTACCAGTGTGCCCAGGCTTGCGACACCTGCGTCGCAGCCTGCCTGCATGAGCCGGATCCGAAGATGATGGCGCGCTGCATTGAACTGGACGATGAATGCGCGGCAGTATGCCGCCTGGCCGCCCAGCTCATGAGCCGGTCCAGCGAGCACGCCATGCAAATTTGCCAGCTGTGCGCTGAGATCTGCGAAGCTTGCGCGGACGAGTGCGCCAAACACCAGGCACAGCACTGCCAGGAATGCGCGTCGGTTTGCCACCGCTGCGCCCAGGAATGCCGGAATATGGGAGCCACCAACGGGTAA
- a CDS encoding TolC family protein — protein MLLALQIFAPNAKAEPVSLSLAEAQHRALARSRQLPSKDAAIAAARDMAIAAGQRPDPVLKAGVDSLPITGPARFNIGSDFMTMRRIGLMQELTRSDKLRLRAAQYERAADKASADKRVATAQIERDTALAWLDLYYASRMAELVHDQIGLSELDLQAAEAAYRGGKRSQADVFEARSAVALAQDRASDYDRRVSTAQTVLARWTGPVAGAALGDLPDVDHVRLDPATLDTMLAHHPDIAVLDRQQDIARTEAQLARANRTPDWTVEVALQHRGPAFSDMVSVGLSVPLQWDRKNRQDRELAAKLALADQARDDREEMLRAHVAETRVMLDEWQNGRERLLRYRRELLPLAGDRSTATLAAYRGAKATLGEVLAARRNQLEVHLQALQLEASTARLWAQLNFLYPSSQQTVQMNPEGGAQ, from the coding sequence ATGCTGCTCGCATTGCAAATCTTCGCCCCCAATGCCAAGGCGGAGCCAGTCAGCCTGTCTCTCGCCGAAGCGCAGCACCGGGCGCTTGCCCGTTCCCGCCAGTTGCCGTCGAAGGACGCGGCAATCGCCGCCGCGCGCGACATGGCGATCGCAGCCGGACAACGTCCCGACCCGGTCCTGAAGGCAGGCGTCGACAGTCTTCCGATCACCGGGCCGGCGCGCTTCAACATCGGTAGCGATTTCATGACCATGCGCAGGATCGGCCTGATGCAGGAGCTCACCCGATCCGACAAACTGCGGCTGCGCGCCGCCCAGTACGAGCGCGCCGCGGACAAGGCGTCCGCGGATAAGCGCGTCGCCACCGCGCAGATCGAACGCGACACCGCGCTGGCCTGGCTGGACCTGTACTATGCGTCGCGGATGGCGGAACTCGTGCACGACCAGATCGGCCTGTCCGAACTGGACCTGCAGGCGGCCGAGGCGGCATACCGGGGTGGAAAGCGCAGCCAGGCCGATGTCTTCGAAGCCCGCAGCGCGGTCGCCCTCGCGCAGGACCGGGCCAGCGACTACGACCGGCGGGTAAGCACGGCGCAAACGGTGCTGGCCCGCTGGACCGGCCCGGTCGCGGGCGCGGCCCTGGGCGATTTGCCGGACGTCGATCACGTGCGGCTTGATCCCGCCACGCTCGACACCATGCTGGCGCATCATCCGGACATTGCCGTGCTCGACCGGCAACAGGACATCGCGCGCACCGAGGCCCAGTTGGCACGGGCGAACCGCACGCCCGACTGGACTGTCGAGGTGGCGCTGCAGCACCGCGGCCCGGCCTTTTCGGACATGGTATCGGTCGGGCTATCGGTCCCGCTGCAGTGGGACAGGAAGAACCGGCAGGACCGCGAGCTGGCCGCCAAGCTCGCACTGGCCGACCAAGCGCGCGACGACCGCGAGGAAATGCTGCGGGCACACGTCGCCGAAACCCGCGTCATGCTCGACGAGTGGCAAAACGGGCGCGAGCGGCTGCTGCGCTACCGGCGCGAGCTGTTGCCGCTTGCCGGCGACAGAAGTACCGCAACGCTGGCCGCCTACCGCGGCGCCAAGGCGACGCTCGGCGAGGTTCTCGCGGCACGCCGCAACCAGCTGGAAGTCCATTTGCAGGCACTGCAGCTCGAAGCCAGCACGGCCAGGCTGTGGGCGCAACTTAATTTCCTGTATCCGTCCAGCCAGCAGACCGTGCAGATGAACCCGGAAGGGGGCGCGCAATGA
- a CDS encoding DUF6789 family protein produces MQIAKGFQAGLAATVVLSILMVMKSVMGIMPELDLPKMIAGMMGAPNSPIIGWIVHFMIGTLGYGFAMALIARSTTGKSLVAQGLLLSFIGWLIMMVALMPMAGAGLFGMNMGIMAPMMTLVLHLIFGAVLGWTYGRLLMSQGRTASAH; encoded by the coding sequence ATGCAAATCGCAAAAGGATTTCAAGCTGGACTTGCCGCAACGGTCGTACTGTCGATCCTGATGGTGATGAAGTCGGTCATGGGAATCATGCCGGAGCTCGACTTGCCGAAAATGATCGCCGGGATGATGGGTGCGCCCAACAGCCCGATCATTGGCTGGATCGTCCACTTCATGATCGGAACACTTGGCTACGGGTTCGCGATGGCGTTGATCGCGAGATCCACGACAGGCAAGTCACTCGTTGCGCAAGGTCTGCTTCTGTCGTTTATAGGGTGGCTGATCATGATGGTCGCACTGATGCCGATGGCTGGCGCCGGCTTGTTCGGAATGAACATGGGGATCATGGCACCGATGATGACCCTGGTGTTACACCTGATTTTTGGCGCGGTACTGGGGTGGACGTACGGAAGGCTGCTCATGTCCCAGGGGCGAACTGCTTCTGCTCACTAA
- a CDS encoding IS5 family transposase, translating to MKPAPRKYRTTNWKAYNAALKSRGSLLIWLDPTMNWHGQASGKRGRSPTFSDQAIQFCLSIKCLFNLPLRQAMGMTESLLHLAGLDWPVPDYSTVSRRQKTLQVTIEVAPTTTGLHLLVDSTGIKMLGEGEWKTKKHGADYRRQWRKVHLGIDAATLEIRAMEVTDNSIGDAPVLPDLLDQIPIDEQISAVSGDGAYDTKACHEAIAERLAQAVIPTRRNAKPWKTNRRGAEARNEILRATRRLGRAIWKKWSGYHRRSLVETKMRCFKLLGERIMARDFDRQVAELQVRAAVLNRFTRLGTPVTVSMP from the coding sequence ATGAAACCCGCTCCTCGGAAGTACCGAACAACGAACTGGAAGGCGTACAACGCAGCGCTGAAGTCACGCGGCTCACTACTCATCTGGCTCGACCCAACGATGAACTGGCACGGCCAGGCAAGTGGCAAGCGTGGACGTAGTCCGACCTTCAGTGACCAAGCTATTCAATTCTGTCTGAGCATCAAATGCTTGTTCAACTTACCGTTACGTCAGGCCATGGGGATGACAGAAAGCCTTTTGCATCTGGCAGGGCTTGACTGGCCGGTGCCAGACTACAGCACGGTAAGCCGTCGGCAGAAGACGCTGCAGGTGACGATCGAAGTCGCCCCGACCACAACGGGCTTGCATCTGCTGGTGGACAGCACAGGCATCAAGATGCTGGGCGAAGGCGAATGGAAGACAAAGAAGCATGGCGCCGACTATCGCCGCCAATGGCGTAAGGTGCATCTGGGGATTGATGCGGCCACGCTCGAGATTCGGGCGATGGAAGTGACGGACAACAGTATTGGCGACGCGCCTGTGCTGCCGGATCTACTGGATCAGATCCCTATCGACGAGCAGATCTCTGCCGTCAGCGGTGACGGGGCGTACGACACCAAAGCCTGTCATGAAGCCATTGCCGAGCGCTTGGCTCAGGCCGTCATCCCGACCAGGAGGAATGCCAAACCCTGGAAGACAAACCGCCGCGGTGCCGAGGCGCGAAACGAGATCCTGCGGGCGACGCGTCGCCTTGGGCGGGCCATATGGAAAAAGTGGAGCGGCTACCACCGACGAAGTTTGGTTGAGACCAAAATGCGTTGCTTCAAGCTGCTCGGTGAACGCATCATGGCGCGAGACTTCGATCGTCAGGTCGCTGAGCTGCAAGTGCGCGCTGCAGTGCTGAATCGCTTTACGCGCCTCGGCACGCCCGTTACGGTCTCTATGCCATAA
- a CDS encoding TlpA family protein disulfide reductase, giving the protein MTTPSDYTYDHVTTKVMMEDMAFGDDAPRPGERIPQFDLPLLDGGRIGSTAFPRRKPLLLMTGSLSCPMTASSNPMIKEMYEEFGQDVDFVMVIVREAHPGERIEQPRTYDQKLEHAKALQARDRLPFPIAIDDVDGSVHRALDKKPNAVWLADRDGMIVYRGLWVGDESGLVQALDAAVRDVKPPRQDSSSRFSAMAMGIGKMGEMTNLAGPRAKRDLWRAAPPMAAIAWLADLYRPLPPKWRTVAALGTVALTAGAVIRRSRR; this is encoded by the coding sequence ATGACCACGCCGAGTGATTACACGTACGACCATGTAACGACCAAAGTCATGATGGAAGATATGGCGTTCGGCGATGACGCCCCCCGACCTGGCGAGCGCATTCCGCAATTCGACCTTCCCTTGCTGGACGGAGGCCGGATCGGCTCGACCGCGTTCCCCAGACGTAAGCCACTGCTCTTGATGACGGGGTCGCTTTCCTGTCCGATGACGGCTAGTTCGAACCCCATGATAAAGGAGATGTACGAGGAATTCGGCCAGGACGTCGATTTTGTCATGGTGATCGTGCGCGAAGCCCATCCAGGCGAACGCATCGAGCAGCCGCGTACCTACGATCAAAAGCTGGAGCACGCGAAGGCATTGCAGGCGCGTGACCGGCTGCCTTTCCCCATCGCCATCGATGACGTGGATGGCAGCGTCCACCGAGCCCTCGACAAGAAGCCGAATGCGGTCTGGCTTGCCGACCGCGACGGCATGATCGTTTACCGCGGTTTATGGGTGGGCGATGAAAGCGGACTGGTCCAGGCTCTGGACGCGGCGGTCCGTGATGTGAAGCCGCCGAGGCAAGACAGCAGCAGCAGGTTTTCAGCGATGGCCATGGGGATCGGGAAGATGGGAGAGATGACGAACCTCGCGGGCCCCCGCGCCAAGCGCGACCTGTGGCGTGCCGCCCCGCCCATGGCCGCGATTGCATGGCTGGCGGACTTGTACCGCCCCTTGCCCCCCAAATGGCGTACCGTCGCGGCGCTGGGTACGGTCGCCCTGACCGCCGGCGCAGTGATCCGGAGGAGCCGCCGCTGA
- a CDS encoding efflux RND transporter permease subunit encodes MIEKLIRWSIVNRFLVLLATVGLTGWGVCALSKTPLDAIPDLSDTQVIIRTTYPGQAPQIVENQVTYPLTTTMLSVPGAKTVRGYSFFGDSFVYILFDDGTDPYWARSRVLEYLNQVQSRLPPQAKPSLGPDATGVGWVYEYALVDKSGKLDLSELRALQDWFLKYELKAVPNVSEVASIGGMVKQYQIQLDPDKMRAFNISHARIIDAVQKANQETGGSVLELGETEYMVRASGYLQSLDDFRKIPLRTSEAGVPVRLGDVARIQIGPEMRRGIAELNGEGEVAGGVIVMRSGKNALETIDAVKAKLEKLKSSLPPGVQIVPTYDRSSLIKRAVANLEHKLIEEFIVVALVCAIFLFHLRSALVAIVSLPIGILASYLVMYYQDVNANIMSLGGIAIAIGAMVDAAVVMIENAHKHIEAWNHAHPGEKLAGDDHWRVIGDAAAEVGPALFFSLLIIVLSFVPVFTLEAQEGKLFSPLAFTKTYAMAAAAGLAVTLIPVLMGYLIRGRIPDEQSNPLNRGLIRLYRPLLERVLRRPKTVLVVAGLIAAATAWPLSRLGGEFMPALDEGDLLYMPSALPGLGIGKAAELLQQTDRLIKTVPEVQSVFGKAGRAESATDPAPLEMFETTIQLKPRDQWRPGITPDKLVEELDSIVKVPGLSNVWVPPIRNRIDMLATGIKSPVGVKVAGTDLKVIDRITGEIERAVKKVPGVSSALAERLNGGRYIDVKIDRETAARYGLSIADVQSVVSSAIGGDNIGETVEGLQRFPISVRYPREVRDSVEKLRELPVLTERGAQIRLGDVAAIRIDDGPPMLKSENARLSGWVYVDIRGRDLSSAVRDMQQVVASEVKLPPGYSVSWSGQFEYLERATAKLKIVVPVTLAIIFVLLYFTFNRFDEAALIMATLPFALAGGVWLLWLLGHNLSVPSGVGFIALAGVAAEFGVIMLLYLKQAWEARVAAGRDSEADLVDAIREGAVLRVRPKAMTVAVIVAGLVPIMIGAGTGSEVMQRIAAPMVGGMVTAPLLSMFVVPAAYLLLRRRQARRMHARRQAPATEERTTHAK; translated from the coding sequence ATGATTGAAAAATTAATCCGCTGGTCCATCGTCAACCGCTTCCTGGTCTTGCTTGCCACTGTCGGCCTGACAGGCTGGGGTGTCTGTGCCTTGTCGAAAACGCCACTCGACGCCATCCCGGACTTGTCGGATACGCAGGTGATCATCCGCACCACCTATCCGGGCCAGGCGCCGCAGATCGTCGAGAACCAGGTCACGTATCCATTGACGACGACCATGCTGTCCGTGCCGGGAGCGAAGACGGTACGCGGCTATTCCTTTTTCGGCGACTCGTTCGTCTACATCCTGTTCGACGACGGCACCGATCCCTACTGGGCGCGTTCGCGGGTTCTCGAATACCTCAATCAGGTGCAGTCGCGCCTGCCGCCGCAAGCGAAACCATCGCTCGGGCCGGACGCCACCGGGGTGGGCTGGGTGTACGAATACGCACTCGTCGACAAGAGCGGCAAGCTCGACCTGTCAGAATTACGCGCCCTGCAGGACTGGTTCCTGAAATACGAGCTGAAGGCGGTGCCGAACGTGTCGGAAGTCGCCAGCATCGGCGGCATGGTCAAGCAGTACCAAATCCAGCTCGATCCTGACAAAATGCGCGCCTTCAATATTTCACACGCCAGGATCATCGACGCCGTGCAGAAGGCGAACCAGGAAACCGGTGGCTCGGTACTGGAACTGGGCGAAACCGAATACATGGTGCGCGCGTCCGGCTATCTGCAATCGCTCGACGATTTTCGCAAGATTCCCCTGAGGACCAGCGAGGCCGGTGTGCCGGTACGGCTCGGTGACGTCGCCCGAATCCAGATCGGCCCGGAGATGCGGCGCGGCATCGCGGAACTGAATGGCGAAGGCGAAGTGGCAGGCGGAGTGATCGTCATGCGCTCCGGGAAGAATGCGCTCGAGACAATCGACGCGGTCAAGGCGAAGCTCGAGAAACTCAAGTCGAGCCTGCCACCGGGTGTCCAGATCGTGCCGACCTACGACCGGTCGAGCCTCATCAAGCGCGCCGTCGCCAACCTCGAACACAAGCTGATCGAGGAATTCATCGTGGTCGCACTGGTCTGCGCGATCTTCCTGTTTCATCTGCGGTCGGCGCTGGTGGCGATCGTGTCGCTGCCGATCGGCATCCTCGCGTCTTACCTCGTCATGTACTACCAGGATGTGAATGCGAACATCATGTCGCTCGGCGGGATTGCGATCGCGATCGGCGCGATGGTCGATGCGGCCGTGGTCATGATCGAAAATGCGCACAAGCATATCGAAGCGTGGAATCATGCCCATCCCGGCGAAAAGCTCGCCGGCGACGACCACTGGCGTGTGATCGGCGATGCGGCGGCCGAGGTCGGTCCGGCATTGTTCTTCTCGCTGCTGATCATCGTGCTGTCGTTCGTGCCGGTGTTCACGCTCGAAGCGCAGGAAGGCAAGCTGTTCTCGCCGCTGGCGTTCACCAAGACCTATGCGATGGCCGCAGCAGCAGGCCTGGCCGTGACGCTGATTCCGGTGTTGATGGGCTACTTGATCCGCGGCCGCATCCCGGACGAGCAGAGCAATCCGCTCAACCGCGGCCTGATCCGGTTGTATCGTCCGCTGCTCGAACGCGTCTTGCGGCGTCCGAAGACCGTCCTCGTTGTCGCGGGTCTGATCGCTGCTGCGACTGCCTGGCCGCTGTCGCGCCTGGGTGGCGAATTCATGCCGGCGCTCGACGAAGGCGACCTGCTGTACATGCCCTCGGCCCTGCCAGGTCTCGGGATCGGCAAGGCGGCCGAACTCTTGCAGCAGACCGATCGCCTAATCAAGACGGTTCCCGAAGTACAGAGCGTATTCGGCAAGGCCGGCCGCGCGGAATCGGCCACCGATCCGGCGCCGCTGGAAATGTTCGAGACGACGATACAGCTCAAGCCACGCGACCAGTGGCGCCCTGGCATCACTCCTGACAAGCTGGTCGAGGAACTGGACAGCATCGTCAAGGTCCCGGGCCTGTCGAATGTCTGGGTGCCGCCCATCCGCAATCGCATCGACATGCTCGCCACCGGCATCAAGAGTCCAGTCGGCGTCAAAGTTGCCGGTACCGATCTGAAAGTCATCGACCGCATCACCGGCGAGATTGAGCGTGCCGTGAAAAAAGTGCCGGGCGTGTCATCGGCACTGGCCGAGCGTCTTAACGGAGGACGCTACATCGACGTGAAGATCGACCGGGAGACCGCCGCGCGCTACGGCCTGAGCATCGCCGACGTCCAAAGCGTTGTGTCGTCCGCGATCGGCGGAGACAACATCGGTGAGACGGTCGAGGGTCTGCAGCGTTTTCCGATCAGCGTCCGATATCCGCGCGAGGTGCGCGATTCGGTCGAGAAGCTGCGCGAGCTGCCCGTCCTGACCGAACGCGGCGCGCAGATCCGGCTCGGGGATGTCGCGGCCATCCGGATCGACGATGGACCACCGATGCTCAAGAGCGAGAACGCGCGCCTGTCGGGCTGGGTCTACGTCGACATTCGCGGCCGCGACCTCAGTTCCGCAGTGCGCGACATGCAACAGGTCGTCGCCAGCGAAGTCAAGCTGCCGCCCGGCTATTCGGTATCGTGGTCCGGCCAGTTCGAGTACCTGGAGCGCGCGACGGCGAAGCTGAAGATCGTGGTTCCGGTCACGCTGGCGATCATCTTCGTGCTGCTCTATTTCACCTTTAATCGCTTCGACGAAGCCGCTCTCATCATGGCCACCCTGCCGTTCGCGCTGGCCGGCGGCGTGTGGCTGCTGTGGCTCCTCGGGCACAACCTTTCAGTGCCAAGCGGCGTCGGCTTCATTGCCCTGGCCGGCGTGGCGGCCGAATTCGGCGTAATCATGCTGCTGTACCTGAAGCAAGCGTGGGAGGCACGCGTCGCGGCGGGACGCGACAGCGAAGCCGACCTGGTCGACGCGATCCGCGAAGGCGCCGTCCTGCGCGTGCGGCCGAAGGCGATGACGGTCGCGGTCATCGTCGCGGGTCTCGTGCCGATCATGATCGGCGCCGGGACCGGATCCGAAGTCATGCAGCGAATCGCCGCGCCGATGGTTGGCGGTATGGTGACGGCACCGCTGTTGTCGATGTTCGTGGTGCCTGCGGCTTACCTGCTGCTGCGCCGCCGCCAGGCACGGCGCATGCACGCGAGGCGCCAGGCACCTGCAACGGAGGAGCGAACGACTCATGCGAAATAG